In Paraburkholderia flava, one genomic interval encodes:
- a CDS encoding TerB family tellurite resistance protein, with amino-acid sequence MRTYPRNSPQAAARIVALVLIADGHVDRYEDAVLEKLNINRELGLGPTEFAWIVQTLCEDRSIAHAPSMPVAAHADSATLDRLLAEIDDPVLRRKTMRLCVAVAAADDYLADGEIATLAAILSAWTLQPAPATPSRNAWPAARQVQARAAATTLEANA; translated from the coding sequence ATGCGAACCTATCCCCGCAACAGCCCGCAAGCCGCCGCACGTATCGTCGCGCTCGTCCTGATCGCGGACGGTCACGTCGACCGCTACGAAGATGCGGTGCTCGAAAAACTCAACATCAATCGCGAACTCGGGCTCGGGCCTACCGAGTTTGCGTGGATCGTCCAGACGCTGTGCGAAGACCGTTCGATTGCGCACGCGCCGTCGATGCCGGTCGCCGCGCATGCCGACAGCGCGACGCTCGACAGACTGCTCGCGGAAATCGACGACCCGGTCCTGCGCCGCAAGACCATGCGTCTCTGCGTGGCGGTCGCAGCGGCAGACGACTACCTGGCCGACGGCGAAATCGCGACGCTCGCCGCGATACTGAGTGCGTGGACGTTGCAGCCGGCACCCGCCACGCCGTCACGCAACGCGTGGCCGGCCGCCCGGCAGGTTCAGGCCCGTGCAGCCGCCACCACCCTGGAGGCCAATGCGTGA
- a CDS encoding LysR substrate-binding domain-containing protein, translated as MLNYRHLYYFWIVVKEGGFARAADRLDMAVQTISAQVRELERSIGRQLLKPAGRGVKMTEAGETAFSHAEQIFYLGEALLDEMRDTEGESAARLAIGLSDGISKLAAHTLLEPILGTPSLRLLCHEGEHAELLSELALHRLDLVLACRPAPHDTDLRLISERLTGSPVDWYGPAAFARKSVQAHFPESLADVPVLLPTAHSALRARLDRWFEAAGIRPRIAGEFEDSALMAVFAARGLGVFPLAEMGAGDLALLRGLRWIGRAEGVSEEIHAIRSRRGQHHALASRVVAAARA; from the coding sequence ATGCTCAACTACCGCCATCTCTACTATTTCTGGATCGTCGTGAAGGAGGGCGGGTTCGCGCGCGCGGCGGACCGGCTCGACATGGCCGTCCAGACCATCAGCGCGCAGGTGCGCGAACTGGAGCGATCGATCGGGCGGCAGTTGCTGAAACCGGCGGGACGGGGCGTCAAGATGACCGAAGCCGGCGAGACCGCATTCAGCCACGCCGAGCAAATTTTCTACCTCGGCGAAGCGTTACTCGACGAAATGCGCGACACGGAAGGCGAAAGCGCTGCACGTCTCGCGATCGGTCTGTCCGACGGCATTTCGAAGCTCGCCGCGCATACGCTGCTCGAACCGATACTGGGGACGCCGTCGCTACGGCTGCTGTGTCACGAGGGGGAGCACGCGGAGCTGCTGTCGGAGCTGGCGCTGCACCGGCTCGACCTGGTGCTCGCGTGCCGGCCTGCGCCGCACGATACGGATCTGCGGCTCATTAGCGAACGGCTGACGGGGTCGCCGGTCGACTGGTACGGTCCGGCTGCGTTTGCGCGGAAATCCGTGCAGGCGCATTTTCCGGAAAGTCTCGCGGACGTGCCCGTGCTGCTGCCCACCGCGCACAGCGCGTTGCGCGCGCGGCTCGATCGCTGGTTCGAAGCCGCCGGGATCCGCCCAAGGATCGCCGGCGAGTTCGAGGACAGCGCGTTGATGGCCGTGTTCGCAGCACGTGGCTTAGGCGTGTTTCCGCTCGCGGAGATGGGTGCCGGCGATCTGGCGTTGCTGCGCGGACTGCGCTGGATCGGCCGGGCGGAAGGCGTGTCCGAAGAGATTCACGCGATCCGCTCCCGGCGCGGCCAGCATCACGCATTGGCCTCCAGGGTGGTGGCGGCTGCACGGGCCTGA
- a CDS encoding TerC family protein encodes MDYLLALASDPAAWAALVTLVAMEIVLGIDNLMFIAILSRKLPEAQRARTQRMGILLALVMRLGLLGTVAWIVQLTQPVVTLFGHGFSWRDLILIGGGLFLVWKATREIHYHVAPNDATDGMAGKVVQLTALAAISQIVMLDLVFSVDSIITAVGMTTHVPIMVIAVLAAVATMLFAAKPLVGFIDRNPTVVMLALSFLLVIGMTLIADGFGSHVPKGYIYAAMAFSAFVEGMNVLARRVKEKRVADVG; translated from the coding sequence ATGGACTATCTACTCGCTCTTGCCTCCGACCCGGCCGCCTGGGCCGCGCTCGTCACCCTCGTTGCGATGGAAATCGTGCTGGGCATCGACAACCTGATGTTCATCGCGATCCTTAGCCGGAAGCTGCCGGAAGCGCAGCGCGCCCGCACGCAGCGCATGGGCATTCTGCTCGCGCTCGTGATGCGGCTTGGCTTGCTGGGCACCGTCGCGTGGATCGTGCAGCTCACGCAACCGGTCGTCACGCTGTTCGGCCACGGGTTTTCCTGGCGCGATCTGATCCTGATCGGCGGCGGCCTGTTCCTCGTGTGGAAGGCGACGCGCGAAATCCACTATCACGTCGCTCCGAACGATGCGACCGACGGCATGGCTGGGAAGGTTGTCCAGTTGACTGCGCTGGCCGCGATCAGCCAGATCGTGATGCTCGACCTCGTGTTCTCCGTCGACAGCATCATCACTGCGGTCGGGATGACCACGCACGTGCCGATCATGGTGATCGCCGTGCTGGCCGCCGTCGCCACGATGCTGTTCGCCGCGAAGCCGCTGGTCGGGTTTATCGATCGCAATCCGACCGTCGTGATGCTCGCGCTCAGCTTCCTGCTGGTGATCGGGATGACGTTGATCGCGGACGGTTTCGGCTCGCACGTCCCGAAGGGCTACATCTACGCGGCCATGGCGTTCTCCGCGTTCGTTGAAGGGATGAACGTGCTGGCACGCCGCGTGAAGGAGAAGCGGGTTGCCGATGTCGGTTAA
- a CDS encoding zf-TFIIB domain-containing protein, with product MKCPVCKTTDLTMTERRSIEIDYCPTCRGVWLDRGELDKLIALEAEQSDSDPRRNVRRDDYDDRERDRDHDRRYESGRKYDDDRSGHRGYRKKRSLFDMFDFD from the coding sequence ATGAAATGCCCAGTCTGCAAAACAACCGATCTGACGATGACCGAGCGCCGGTCGATCGAGATCGATTACTGCCCGACCTGCCGCGGCGTGTGGCTCGATCGCGGCGAACTCGACAAGCTGATCGCGCTGGAAGCCGAACAGTCCGATAGCGACCCGCGCCGTAACGTGCGCCGCGATGACTACGACGATCGTGAACGTGATCGCGACCACGATCGTCGCTACGAAAGCGGACGCAAGTACGACGACGACCGCTCCGGACATCGCGGGTACAGGAAGAAGCGTTCGTTGTTCGATATGTTCGACTTTGATTGA
- a CDS encoding sigma-54-dependent transcriptional regulator, producing the protein MNEPLAIRVIFVDDEADVRLGSTQALELAGFEVDGFETVESARACIRHGAPLVVLCDVKLPGMPGNVWLNEIRAIDPDLPVILITGHGDISMAVKAIREGAYDFIEKPYSSDHLVAVVRRAVEKRQLMLQMQALRDQIENFHGIEGAILGVSVQMQRLRTTLLRLADMAADVVIYGETGTGKDLVARCLHDYSDRRHANYVPLNCGGMSESLAESELFGHEAGSFTGATHARVGKFEHANGGTLFLDEIESMPIAVQIKFLRALQERSIERVGSNRQIAVDCRVIAAAKEDLKVLSDQQKFRLDLYYRLGVAFIELPPLRERREDIPLLFEHFTLLAANRFKLSAPVLDRAQLAELMSYNWPGNVRELRNTADRFVLGLINERLTSAAGRYGVLGSLSEQVEQFERVMIGEEMKRHQGNTALAAKALGLPKQTLYDKLRKLRIVPEEFR; encoded by the coding sequence ATGAACGAACCACTAGCGATACGGGTGATCTTCGTCGATGACGAGGCCGACGTGCGGCTGGGCAGTACGCAGGCACTGGAGCTGGCCGGATTCGAGGTCGACGGCTTCGAGACGGTCGAGAGCGCGCGGGCGTGTATCAGGCACGGTGCGCCGCTCGTCGTGCTGTGCGACGTGAAACTGCCTGGGATGCCGGGCAACGTATGGCTGAATGAAATCCGCGCGATCGATCCGGACTTGCCGGTGATCCTGATCACGGGGCACGGCGACATTTCGATGGCCGTGAAGGCGATTCGCGAAGGCGCATATGACTTCATCGAGAAGCCTTATTCGTCGGACCATCTGGTGGCTGTTGTGCGGCGCGCGGTCGAGAAGCGGCAACTGATGCTGCAGATGCAGGCGTTGCGCGACCAGATAGAAAATTTTCACGGTATCGAAGGCGCGATACTCGGCGTCTCGGTGCAGATGCAGCGCCTGCGCACTACGCTGCTGCGTCTCGCCGACATGGCCGCCGACGTCGTGATCTACGGCGAGACCGGCACCGGCAAGGATCTCGTCGCGCGCTGCCTGCACGACTATAGCGATCGACGTCACGCGAACTACGTGCCGCTAAATTGCGGCGGCATGTCGGAATCGCTCGCGGAAAGCGAACTGTTCGGCCACGAGGCGGGATCGTTTACCGGCGCGACGCACGCGCGCGTCGGGAAGTTCGAGCATGCGAACGGCGGCACGCTTTTTCTCGATGAAATCGAAAGCATGCCGATCGCGGTTCAGATCAAGTTTCTGCGTGCGTTGCAGGAACGCAGTATCGAAAGGGTCGGGTCGAACCGGCAGATTGCGGTCGACTGTCGCGTGATCGCGGCTGCCAAAGAAGACCTCAAGGTGCTAAGCGATCAGCAGAAGTTTCGCCTCGATCTTTATTATCGCCTTGGTGTTGCGTTTATCGAATTGCCGCCGCTGCGCGAACGGCGGGAAGACATTCCGCTGCTGTTCGAGCACTTCACGCTGCTCGCCGCGAACCGCTTCAAGCTGTCGGCGCCGGTGCTCGACCGCGCTCAGCTCGCGGAGTTGATGTCCTATAACTGGCCGGGAAACGTGCGTGAACTGCGCAATACGGCGGACCGTTTCGTGCTGGGGTTGATCAATGAGCGTCTGACTTCTGCCGCGGGCCGGTACGGTGTGCTCGGTAGTCTGTCGGAACAGGTGGAGCAGTTCGAACGCGTGATGATCGGTGAGGAAATGAAACGTCATCAGGGGAATACCGCGCTTGCGGCGAAGGCGTTGGGGCTGCCCAAGCAGACGCTTTACGACAAGCTAAGGAAGTTGAGGATCGTGCCGGAGGAGTTTAGATGA
- a CDS encoding sensor histidine kinase → MDAIKPAPTIRSRGRAIWRRTRWWSVYALIIAAVAAIAYVSAVHAGLERMREDNRQRLEMVSAGLHGDLARLDYLPSLLQMTPDVLALLASPADPHLRGSVNRYLEQVGETVGASAIYVLNRDGVAIAASDWQEASTPIGIDFSFRPYVKDALLHGSGNFYGIGVTSGRAGYYRSYALYDGRQLRGVIIVKVDVGRRALEWKSLPGVVLFVDQSDVVMLSSRDEWMFRPLQPLSARVRAEIVATRRYGNASLMPLGWLTKEHLGLRASLVQLVGNEWLATEHVVNQAGWRLIVLDEVAPVRTNAALLALTAALGTAVLLLIAIVSAQRRRAFRQKLAGQAALQAAHDSLETKVGERTRELRDAVTRLGSEVEVRRAVESDLRVTQGELVHAGKMAVLGQMSAGMVHELNQPLAALRTLSDNACVLLENRRLDDVQRNLQRVVHLVDRLGNLTRQLKAFAHKPELPGSTDSRDSGAQQTILVRQAIGNAQLLLAGRLRDKDVAFDVQVNPADLTLSIDAARLEQVLVNLFGNAIDAMSGQPMRQLRVSARIDEICVIDVVDSGPGIRADILPHLFEPFTTSKPAGEGLGLGLTISAHIVREFGGQLEASNIDGGGACFRIRLPYRRVTGDPSQ, encoded by the coding sequence ATGGACGCGATAAAGCCGGCACCGACGATTCGAAGCCGGGGCCGCGCGATCTGGCGTCGGACGCGCTGGTGGAGCGTCTACGCGCTGATCATTGCGGCCGTCGCGGCGATTGCCTACGTAAGCGCGGTGCATGCGGGTCTCGAGCGGATGCGCGAGGACAACCGGCAGCGGCTCGAGATGGTCAGTGCCGGACTGCACGGCGATCTCGCGCGGCTCGACTATCTGCCGTCGCTGCTGCAGATGACACCGGATGTACTCGCGCTGCTCGCGTCGCCCGCCGATCCCCATCTGCGCGGATCGGTGAATCGCTATCTGGAACAGGTCGGCGAAACCGTTGGCGCGTCCGCGATCTATGTGCTGAACCGCGATGGCGTCGCAATCGCCGCGTCGGACTGGCAGGAAGCCAGCACGCCGATCGGCATCGACTTCTCGTTCCGGCCTTACGTGAAAGATGCACTGCTGCACGGTAGCGGCAATTTCTATGGCATCGGCGTGACGAGCGGCCGGGCCGGCTACTACCGTTCCTATGCGCTGTACGACGGCCGTCAGTTGCGCGGCGTGATTATCGTCAAGGTCGACGTGGGCAGGCGCGCGCTCGAATGGAAAAGTCTGCCGGGTGTCGTGCTGTTCGTGGATCAGAGCGACGTGGTGATGCTGTCTTCCCGCGACGAATGGATGTTCCGGCCGCTGCAGCCGCTGTCGGCCAGGGTGCGCGCGGAGATCGTGGCGACAAGACGCTACGGCAACGCGTCGTTGATGCCGCTCGGCTGGCTGACGAAAGAACATCTGGGCCTGCGTGCTTCACTGGTTCAACTGGTCGGCAACGAGTGGCTCGCGACCGAACATGTGGTGAATCAGGCGGGGTGGAGGTTGATCGTGCTCGACGAGGTGGCACCGGTGCGCACGAACGCGGCGCTCCTCGCGCTGACCGCCGCGCTCGGCACAGCGGTGCTGCTGCTGATTGCAATCGTGTCCGCGCAGCGACGGCGGGCCTTTCGACAGAAGCTGGCCGGCCAGGCTGCGTTGCAGGCGGCACACGACAGTCTCGAGACAAAAGTGGGCGAGCGGACCCGTGAGTTGCGCGACGCGGTGACCCGGCTCGGTTCGGAAGTCGAAGTACGACGCGCGGTCGAATCCGATCTGCGCGTCACGCAGGGCGAGCTTGTGCATGCGGGCAAGATGGCGGTGCTCGGTCAGATGTCCGCGGGCATGGTGCATGAACTCAATCAACCGCTGGCCGCGTTGCGCACGCTTTCCGATAACGCATGCGTACTGCTGGAGAACCGTCGCCTCGACGACGTGCAGCGCAATCTTCAACGCGTCGTGCATCTCGTCGACCGGTTGGGGAATCTGACGCGGCAACTGAAGGCCTTTGCGCACAAACCGGAGTTGCCCGGTTCGACGGATTCGCGCGATAGCGGTGCGCAGCAGACGATCCTGGTCAGGCAGGCGATCGGCAATGCGCAATTGCTGCTGGCGGGGCGCCTGCGCGATAAAGACGTGGCGTTCGACGTCCAGGTGAATCCCGCCGATCTGACGTTATCGATCGACGCCGCGCGTCTCGAACAGGTTCTCGTGAATCTCTTTGGCAACGCGATTGATGCGATGTCGGGTCAACCGATGCGGCAGCTTCGGGTCAGTGCGCGGATCGACGAGATCTGCGTGATCGACGTTGTCGATAGCGGGCCCGGGATTCGCGCGGACATTCTGCCGCATCTGTTCGAGCCGTTCACCACGAGCAAACCGGCAGGCGAGGGCCTGGGTTTGGGACTGACGATTTCGGCGCATATCGTCCGCGAATTCGGCGGACAACTGGAAGCATCGAATATCGACGGCGGCGGGGCCTGCTTCAGGATCCGGCTGCCTTATCGCCGTGTTACCGGAGATCCATCCCAATGA
- a CDS encoding DUF6781 family protein: MTASAIDQEALVKLFAKATSSQGEALRNTVRETTLKALQQRELTLVNIRKTLGAVTQAVSTGTAQSDASPASVEKFLGEAFSGMDAALLQAVQAQRKALEQFVEQGVRIESEQMSAALKGLESMEETFFNAVTTAARQGDDALQKQWQQVLAKVGGTNTGEQSRVSLEQLMDQARKVVRDGRSSGMQSARIMMDSYATLVSGVLIGMSEGLQSASPGRSAGK; this comes from the coding sequence ATGACTGCATCTGCAATCGATCAGGAAGCACTGGTCAAGCTGTTTGCGAAAGCGACTTCGTCGCAGGGCGAGGCGCTGCGAAACACGGTTCGCGAGACGACGTTGAAGGCGTTGCAGCAGCGCGAACTGACGCTCGTGAATATCCGCAAGACGCTGGGCGCGGTGACCCAGGCGGTGTCGACCGGCACCGCGCAGAGCGACGCGAGCCCGGCGAGCGTGGAAAAGTTTCTCGGTGAAGCGTTCAGTGGGATGGATGCCGCGCTGCTGCAGGCGGTGCAGGCGCAGCGCAAGGCATTGGAGCAGTTCGTCGAGCAGGGTGTGCGCATCGAAAGCGAACAGATGAGCGCGGCGTTGAAGGGGCTTGAATCGATGGAAGAGACGTTCTTCAACGCCGTGACGACCGCCGCGCGGCAGGGAGACGACGCATTGCAGAAGCAGTGGCAACAGGTGCTCGCGAAGGTCGGCGGCACGAATACGGGAGAGCAGTCCCGCGTTTCGCTGGAGCAGTTGATGGACCAGGCGCGCAAGGTCGTGCGCGATGGACGCTCCAGCGGCATGCAGTCGGCGCGCATCATGATGGACAGCTACGCGACGCTGGTCAGCGGCGTGCTGATCGGCATGTCCGAAGGGCTGCAGTCGGCCTCGCCCGGACGATCAGCGGGAAAGTAG
- the phbB gene encoding acetoacetyl-CoA reductase has translation MTQTRVVLVTGGMGGLGETISIKMADAGYKVAVTYSPSNSRYSEWLAKMKEDGYDILAVPCDVADHDSCASAVASVEQELGPVDILVNNAGITRDMTFKKMNKVDWDAVLRTNLDSLFNMTKQVADGMVERNWGRVINVSSVNGSKGAFGQTNYSAAKSGVHGFSKALALEVAKKGVTVNTISPGYIGTKMVTAIPEEVLNSKILPNIPVGRLGKPEEVAGLIIYLASEEAAFVTGANIAINGGQHMQ, from the coding sequence ATGACACAGACACGCGTAGTGCTGGTAACGGGCGGAATGGGCGGCCTCGGCGAAACGATTTCGATCAAGATGGCCGACGCCGGCTACAAGGTCGCGGTGACGTACTCACCCTCGAACTCCCGGTACAGCGAATGGCTCGCGAAGATGAAGGAAGACGGCTACGACATTCTCGCGGTGCCGTGCGACGTCGCTGACCACGACTCGTGTGCGAGCGCGGTGGCGAGCGTCGAGCAGGAACTCGGGCCGGTCGATATCCTGGTCAACAACGCCGGCATCACCCGCGACATGACGTTCAAGAAGATGAACAAGGTCGATTGGGATGCGGTGCTGCGCACGAATCTCGACAGTCTCTTCAACATGACCAAGCAGGTCGCCGACGGAATGGTCGAGCGCAACTGGGGACGCGTGATCAACGTGTCGTCGGTGAACGGCTCGAAGGGCGCGTTCGGCCAGACCAACTATTCGGCGGCGAAATCCGGCGTGCACGGTTTTTCGAAAGCGCTCGCACTCGAGGTCGCGAAAAAAGGCGTGACCGTCAACACGATTTCTCCCGGCTATATCGGCACGAAGATGGTGACGGCGATCCCGGAAGAAGTGCTGAACTCGAAAATCCTGCCGAATATTCCGGTGGGCCGTCTCGGCAAACCGGAAGAAGTCGCGGGCCTGATCATCTATCTGGCTTCGGAGGAAGCCGCGTTCGTGACCGGCGCGAACATCGCGATCAACGGAGGCCAGCACATGCAGTGA
- a CDS encoding acetyl-CoA C-acetyltransferase — MSDIVIVAAGRTAVGKFGGALAKIAATDLGAHVVRELLARVDIPGDAISEVIMGQVLTAGAGQNPARQTVIKAGLPNTVPGLTINKVCGSGLKAVMLAAQAIQCGDADIVVAGGQENMSAAPHVLPGSRDGFRMGDTKLVDTMIVDGLWDVYNQYHMGTTAENVAKQYGVTREMQDALALASQQKAIAAQDAGRFNDEILPLAIPQKKGEPLMFATDEFVNRKTNAELLAGLRPAFDKAGSVTAGNASGLNDGAAAVVVMHAQTAASLGLQPLAVIRAYASAGLDPRIMGMGPVSASRRCLQRAGWTAQDLDLLEINEAFAAQACAVNQEMEWDTSKVNVNGGAIAIGHPIGASGCRILVTLLHEMKRRGANKGLASLCIGGGMGVALAVERA; from the coding sequence ATGTCAGATATCGTTATCGTTGCCGCCGGACGTACCGCCGTCGGTAAATTCGGCGGCGCACTGGCGAAAATCGCCGCCACCGATCTTGGCGCGCACGTCGTCAGGGAGCTGCTTGCGCGGGTGGACATTCCCGGCGACGCGATCAGCGAAGTGATCATGGGGCAGGTGTTGACCGCGGGCGCGGGCCAGAACCCCGCGCGTCAGACGGTCATCAAGGCGGGTCTGCCCAACACGGTCCCCGGCCTGACGATCAACAAGGTGTGCGGCTCGGGCCTCAAGGCCGTGATGCTCGCGGCGCAGGCCATTCAGTGCGGCGATGCCGACATCGTCGTAGCCGGTGGCCAGGAAAACATGAGCGCGGCACCGCACGTGCTGCCGGGTTCGCGCGACGGCTTCCGGATGGGTGACACGAAGCTGGTCGACACGATGATCGTCGACGGCCTGTGGGACGTCTACAACCAGTACCACATGGGCACCACGGCGGAGAACGTCGCGAAGCAGTACGGCGTCACGCGCGAGATGCAGGACGCGCTCGCGCTCGCGTCGCAGCAGAAAGCAATCGCAGCCCAGGACGCGGGCCGCTTCAACGATGAAATCCTGCCGCTGGCGATTCCGCAGAAAAAAGGCGAGCCGCTGATGTTCGCCACCGACGAGTTCGTCAACCGCAAGACCAACGCCGAACTGCTCGCCGGATTGCGGCCTGCATTCGACAAGGCGGGCAGCGTCACTGCGGGCAATGCGTCGGGGCTGAACGACGGTGCGGCCGCGGTCGTCGTGATGCATGCGCAGACTGCTGCGTCGCTCGGACTGCAACCGCTCGCGGTGATTCGCGCGTACGCATCGGCGGGACTCGACCCGCGCATCATGGGGATGGGGCCGGTGTCCGCGTCGCGCCGCTGTCTGCAGCGCGCGGGCTGGACTGCGCAGGATCTCGATCTGCTCGAGATCAATGAAGCGTTCGCGGCGCAGGCGTGCGCGGTGAATCAGGAAATGGAATGGGACACGAGCAAGGTCAACGTCAACGGCGGCGCAATTGCGATCGGGCATCCGATCGGCGCATCCGGTTGCCGGATTCTCGTCACGCTGCTGCACGAAATGAAACGTCGCGGCGCGAACAAGGGACTCGCGTCGCTGTGTATCGGCGGTGGGATGGGTGTGGCGCTGGCGGTCGAGCGGGCATGA
- the phaC gene encoding class I poly(R)-hydroxyalkanoic acid synthase — MDDTSSAKDSAAWFAELLGAQQHLLRTLDSATPMRAMMAWSDVAARGMAAAFWEPSDAAGLSDARFAADAWHNDPRANVTWRTYLMYAMHLRNAIDAIPVDARTKARWQFALRQVQDALSPANSLATNPEAVKIAIESGGMSLVDGMRLYLQDLAKGRMSITDEHAFDVGRDLARTPGSVVFENELMQLIQYAPTTPTVHERPLLIVPPCINKFYILDLQPENSLVAYAVAQGHTVFLVSWRNVSEAQGQLRWDDYVEQGVLKALDAVREISDAARINTLGFCIGGTLLSCALAVLAARGERRAASLTLLTTLLDFRDAGEIGLLVDDAMVALREGTIGNGGLLQGRELAHTFASLRANDLIWPYVVNGYLKGKAPPAFDLLFWNSDETNLPGPMFCWYLRNAYLENRLCVPGGTVQCGVPVDLHAIDVPAYVYASREDHIVPWRSAYASTHLLGGKTRFVLGASGHIAGVINPPTKNKRNYWTGAVHAEPPQWLDAAQGVPGSWWPDWSDWLATHAGSRIDAPVNAGSRRYPAIEAAPGRYVKEKAA; from the coding sequence ATGGACGACACTTCTTCCGCAAAGGACAGCGCCGCCTGGTTCGCCGAACTGCTCGGTGCACAACAGCATCTGCTGCGCACACTCGACAGCGCCACGCCGATGCGCGCGATGATGGCGTGGTCGGACGTGGCCGCGCGCGGGATGGCCGCCGCATTCTGGGAACCGTCGGATGCGGCCGGGCTTTCCGATGCGCGCTTCGCCGCCGACGCGTGGCACAACGATCCGCGCGCGAACGTCACGTGGCGCACGTATCTGATGTACGCGATGCATCTGCGCAACGCGATCGACGCGATTCCGGTCGATGCGCGCACGAAGGCCCGCTGGCAGTTCGCGCTGCGCCAGGTACAGGACGCACTCAGTCCGGCGAACTCGCTGGCGACCAATCCCGAAGCGGTGAAGATCGCGATCGAATCGGGCGGCATGAGTCTCGTCGATGGGATGCGTCTGTATCTTCAGGATCTTGCAAAGGGACGCATGTCGATTACCGACGAACATGCATTCGACGTCGGGCGCGACCTCGCGCGCACACCGGGCAGCGTCGTGTTCGAAAACGAACTGATGCAACTGATCCAGTACGCGCCGACCACGCCGACCGTTCACGAGCGGCCGTTGCTGATCGTGCCGCCGTGCATCAACAAGTTCTACATCCTCGATCTGCAGCCGGAAAATTCATTGGTTGCGTATGCAGTCGCGCAAGGGCATACGGTTTTTCTCGTGTCGTGGCGCAACGTGTCGGAGGCTCAGGGGCAACTGCGCTGGGACGATTACGTCGAGCAAGGCGTGCTGAAAGCGCTCGATGCGGTGCGCGAGATCAGCGACGCGGCACGCATCAATACGCTTGGTTTCTGCATCGGCGGCACGTTGCTGTCGTGTGCGCTGGCGGTACTCGCGGCGCGCGGCGAACGCAGGGCCGCGAGTCTCACGCTGCTGACCACGCTGCTCGATTTCCGCGACGCCGGCGAGATCGGGCTGCTGGTCGACGATGCGATGGTCGCGCTGCGCGAAGGGACGATCGGCAACGGCGGACTGCTTCAGGGGCGTGAACTCGCGCATACGTTCGCGTCGCTGCGTGCGAACGATCTGATCTGGCCGTACGTGGTCAACGGCTACCTGAAGGGCAAGGCGCCGCCCGCATTCGATCTGCTGTTCTGGAACAGCGACGAGACGAATCTGCCGGGCCCGATGTTCTGCTGGTATCTGCGCAACGCGTATCTGGAGAACCGTCTGTGCGTGCCGGGCGGCACGGTGCAATGCGGCGTGCCGGTGGATCTGCACGCGATCGACGTTCCTGCCTACGTCTACGCGTCGCGCGAGGATCACATCGTGCCGTGGCGCAGCGCGTACGCGAGCACGCATCTGCTCGGTGGCAAGACGCGCTTCGTGCTCGGCGCGAGCGGCCATATCGCCGGAGTCATCAATCCGCCGACGAAGAACAAACGCAATTACTGGACCGGTGCCGTGCATGCCGAACCGCCGCAGTGGCTCGATGCGGCGCAGGGCGTGCCGGGCAGCTGGTGGCCCGACTGGAGCGACTGGCTCGCGACGCATGCGGGCTCGCGTATCGATGCGCCGGTCAACGCGGGCAGCCGGAGGTATCCGGCGATCGAGGCCGCGCCGGGCCGGTACGTGAAAGAGAAAGCGGCATAG